The following are encoded in a window of Sphaerisporangium siamense genomic DNA:
- a CDS encoding phosphotransferase family protein, whose protein sequence is MESRTKRRLTPAQLDALAARALGAEVGSAEELLDGFANAVWRLTLKDGRQVVLKAGPPPGLEGLRYERDLLRTEALVYHLATPTGLPLPRLLQSGFDDPELGGDYLIMSALDGVPWNQAPSLGEADQRSLRHQLGGHIATLHGIPGDGVYGYPYAALTGTNWRDAFLTMTGALLDDAVRYATPLPRTLVEIAGAVYSNAAALEEVTAPALVHFDLWPGNVFLTPPSEGPPRIQALIDYERAFWGDPLADFVSPTIFGELGDDDPVLAGYREAGGKVELTPGARTREAMYRVYLYLVLLVENGPRQYPEESYGRIRGLATEGLSKSLDVLTRR, encoded by the coding sequence ATGGAGAGCAGGACCAAGCGCCGGCTGACCCCCGCCCAACTCGACGCGCTCGCCGCCAGGGCGCTGGGCGCGGAGGTCGGCTCCGCCGAGGAGCTCCTGGACGGCTTCGCCAACGCGGTGTGGCGGCTGACCCTGAAGGACGGCCGCCAGGTCGTGCTGAAGGCCGGCCCGCCGCCCGGCCTGGAGGGACTCCGCTACGAACGCGACCTGCTGCGCACCGAGGCGCTGGTGTACCACCTGGCCACGCCCACGGGGCTCCCGCTGCCCCGGCTGCTGCAGTCGGGCTTCGACGACCCCGAGCTCGGCGGCGACTACCTGATCATGTCGGCGCTGGACGGCGTGCCGTGGAACCAGGCGCCCTCGCTCGGCGAGGCCGACCAGCGATCGCTGCGCCACCAGCTCGGCGGCCATATCGCCACGCTGCACGGCATCCCCGGCGACGGCGTGTACGGCTATCCGTACGCGGCGCTGACCGGGACGAACTGGCGCGACGCGTTCCTGACCATGACCGGCGCGCTGCTGGACGACGCCGTGCGGTACGCGACCCCGCTGCCGCGGACGCTGGTGGAGATCGCGGGCGCCGTCTACTCCAACGCCGCCGCGCTGGAGGAGGTCACCGCGCCGGCCCTGGTGCACTTCGACCTCTGGCCGGGCAACGTGTTCCTGACGCCGCCCTCGGAGGGGCCGCCGCGCATCCAGGCCCTGATCGACTACGAGCGGGCGTTCTGGGGCGATCCGCTGGCCGACTTCGTGTCGCCGACGATCTTCGGCGAGCTGGGCGACGACGACCCGGTCCTCGCCGGCTACCGCGAGGCGGGCGGCAAGGTGGAGCTGACGCCCGGGGCCCGCACCCGCGAGGCGATGTACCGCGTGTACCTGTACCTGGTGCTGCTGGTAGAGAACGGCCCCCGGCAGTACCCGGAGGAGTCCTACGGGCGGATCCGCGGCCTGGCCACCGAGGGGCTCTCCAAGAGCCTGGACGTGCTCACGAGGCGCTGA
- a CDS encoding SDR family oxidoreductase translates to MRTWFITGTSSGFGREMTEILLRRGDRVAATLRDPSRLDELADRHTGRLWRAELDVTDTARMREVVRRAFADLGRIDVVVSNAGYGLIGLAEELTDEQIRRQLDTNVTAPIQLVRAVTPRLREQGGGRILQTSSMGGHIAYPAMSLYHASKWAIEGFFEAYAPEVEPFGIRTTLIEPGMVATDFYASADVAPSELAAYAGTQAAAFTHGESSVALKDMPGDPRKVAEAMIRIGVSPDPPRRQLLGSDAYELVHDALHTRLNAVRAQRPIALTTDRDDFTPAGV, encoded by the coding sequence ATGAGGACCTGGTTCATCACCGGCACGTCCAGCGGTTTCGGCCGAGAAATGACCGAGATCCTGCTCAGGCGCGGCGACCGTGTCGCCGCCACCCTGCGCGATCCCTCCCGGCTCGACGAACTGGCCGACCGCCACACCGGACGGCTGTGGCGTGCCGAGCTGGACGTCACCGACACCGCGCGGATGCGAGAGGTCGTCCGCCGGGCGTTCGCCGACCTCGGGCGGATCGACGTCGTCGTCTCCAACGCCGGCTACGGACTGATCGGCCTCGCCGAGGAGCTCACCGACGAGCAGATCCGGCGCCAGCTCGACACCAACGTCACGGCCCCGATCCAGCTCGTCCGCGCGGTCACACCGCGCCTGCGCGAGCAGGGCGGCGGCCGGATCCTGCAGACCTCCAGCATGGGCGGGCACATCGCCTACCCCGCGATGTCGCTATACCACGCGAGCAAGTGGGCGATCGAGGGGTTCTTCGAGGCCTACGCGCCGGAGGTCGAGCCGTTCGGCATCCGCACGACCCTCATCGAGCCGGGCATGGTCGCCACCGACTTCTACGCGTCGGCCGACGTCGCCCCCTCCGAACTCGCCGCCTACGCGGGCACCCAGGCCGCCGCCTTCACCCACGGCGAGTCCTCCGTGGCGTTGAAGGACATGCCCGGCGACCCGCGCAAGGTCGCCGAGGCGATGATCCGCATCGGCGTCTCCCCGGACCCGCCGCGCCGCCAACTGCTCGGCTCGGACGCCTACGAACTCGTCCACGACGCCCTGCACACCCGCCTGAACGCGGTGCGCGCCCAGCGCCCGATCGCCCTGACCACCGACCGCGACGACTTCACCCCCGCCGGCGTCTAG
- a CDS encoding LysR family transcriptional regulator, with translation MELRQLEYAVTVAEELHFGRAAARLHVTQQSVSEQIRRLERELGAPLFTRTSRRVTVTAVGEVFLREARGAVAAARHALDVGRRAAAGTLDDLSVGYAEDLGPRLFQLAVPALRARLPSVRLAPRPMTTPAQLAALGDRRLDVGFCWTAELPPGLDSLLVTREPLVVALSAGHPLAGCDTIDPRRLSHEPLVTVERAVNPWLHDHFVGQLEARGATVTIHREISSLDRLLPLVLTGSAVGLTIVGAAAARPFAGVVYRPFSDPSPYADHSVVWRRDAVGPAVAALVDVIRELRDAGAFIPAELGRPHQGTVSGGGISHDD, from the coding sequence ATGGAGCTTCGGCAGTTGGAGTACGCCGTCACCGTCGCGGAGGAACTGCACTTCGGCCGGGCCGCGGCGCGGTTGCACGTCACCCAGCAGTCCGTCAGCGAGCAGATCCGCCGCCTGGAACGCGAACTCGGCGCCCCTTTGTTCACCCGCACCAGCCGGCGGGTGACGGTGACCGCGGTGGGGGAGGTGTTCCTGCGCGAGGCGCGCGGTGCGGTGGCCGCCGCGCGCCACGCCCTCGACGTCGGCCGCCGCGCCGCCGCCGGCACGCTGGACGACCTGAGCGTCGGCTACGCCGAGGACCTCGGCCCGCGGCTGTTCCAGCTCGCGGTGCCCGCGTTGCGCGCCCGCCTCCCCTCGGTCCGGCTGGCCCCGCGCCCGATGACCACCCCCGCCCAGCTCGCCGCGCTCGGCGACCGCCGACTCGACGTCGGCTTCTGCTGGACCGCCGAGCTCCCGCCCGGCCTCGACTCGCTCCTGGTGACCCGCGAACCGCTCGTGGTCGCGCTGTCCGCCGGTCATCCCCTCGCGGGCTGCGACACGATCGATCCGCGCCGCCTGTCGCACGAGCCGCTGGTCACCGTCGAGCGCGCCGTCAACCCATGGCTGCACGACCACTTCGTCGGCCAGCTCGAAGCCCGCGGCGCCACGGTGACCATCCATCGGGAGATATCCAGCCTCGACCGGCTCCTCCCTCTGGTGCTCACCGGCTCCGCCGTCGGGCTCACCATCGTCGGCGCCGCCGCGGCCAGGCCCTTCGCCGGAGTCGTCTACCGCCCTTTCAGCGACCCGAGTCCCTACGCCGACCACAGCGTCGTCTGGCGGCGCGATGCCGTCGGCCCGGCCGTCGCGGCCCTCGTCGACGTCATCCGCGAGCTACGCGACGCGGGAGCCTTCATCCCCGCGGAACTCGGCCGGCCGCACCAGGGCACTGTCAGTGGCGGCGGGATTTCTCACGACGATTAA
- a CDS encoding ferredoxin, giving the protein MRIVVDLTRCQGYAQCVFLAPQVFELHGEEALLYDPDVPAGQLDRVRQAAAACPVQAILVGEQVRVDAR; this is encoded by the coding sequence ATGCGGATCGTGGTGGACCTCACCCGCTGCCAGGGCTACGCGCAGTGCGTGTTCCTCGCCCCTCAGGTGTTCGAGCTGCACGGTGAGGAGGCGCTGCTGTACGACCCTGACGTGCCCGCCGGCCAACTCGACCGTGTACGCCAGGCCGCGGCGGCATGCCCCGTCCAGGCCATCCTCGTGGGTGAGCAGGTGAGGGTCGATGCCCGGTGA
- a CDS encoding NAD(P)/FAD-dependent oxidoreductase, translating into MPGDLDQGRILIVGASLAGLRAAETLREEGFTGSLTMVGDEPHPPYDRPPLSKQVLLGKAAANATALPARRALDADWRLGVAATGLDAAGKRVLLADGTSLPYDRLLIATGTRARPWPDPAQAALDGVLTLRTSDDAARLAERLAAGPRRVLVIGAGFTGSEIASACRERGIEVTVAERGPAPLVGALGGTLAKLAAGLQRAHGVDLRCGVTVTALRGNGHFTGADLSDGDRVDAEVCVVAMGAVRNTEWLADSGLAAGRLGSPATRGAVSSTPTASSPTTSSWPVTSPASRTRCSSTSCSPWSTGATRSRRPRSPPTTWSTRGRCGARTWRSRSSGPASSG; encoded by the coding sequence ATGCCCGGTGACCTCGACCAGGGCCGCATCCTCATCGTGGGCGCGTCACTGGCCGGGCTGCGGGCCGCCGAGACGCTGCGCGAGGAGGGCTTCACCGGCTCGCTGACCATGGTGGGAGACGAGCCACACCCGCCCTACGACCGGCCGCCGCTGTCCAAACAGGTGCTGCTCGGCAAGGCCGCGGCGAACGCCACCGCGCTTCCCGCGCGCCGAGCCCTGGACGCGGACTGGCGGCTGGGGGTGGCGGCCACGGGTCTGGACGCGGCGGGGAAGCGGGTGCTGCTGGCCGACGGCACGTCACTGCCCTACGACCGGCTGCTGATCGCCACCGGGACGCGGGCACGACCCTGGCCCGACCCGGCGCAGGCGGCCCTGGACGGGGTTCTCACCCTGCGCACGAGCGACGACGCGGCGCGCCTGGCCGAGCGGCTGGCCGCGGGGCCGCGGCGGGTGCTGGTGATCGGCGCAGGCTTCACCGGCTCGGAGATCGCCTCGGCCTGCCGGGAGCGGGGCATCGAGGTAACCGTCGCGGAACGTGGCCCCGCACCGCTGGTGGGCGCGCTCGGCGGGACGCTGGCGAAGCTCGCGGCCGGCCTGCAGCGGGCGCACGGGGTGGACCTGCGCTGCGGGGTGACGGTGACCGCGCTGCGGGGGAACGGCCATTTCACCGGCGCGGATCTGTCGGACGGCGACCGCGTCGACGCGGAGGTGTGCGTCGTCGCGATGGGCGCGGTCCGTAACACCGAATGGCTGGCGGATTCCGGGCTGGCCGCGGGCCGGCTGGGGTCGCCTGCGACGCGGGGTGCCGTGTCTTCGACGCCTACGGCATCGTCACCGACGACGTCTTCGTGGCCGGTGACGTCGCCCGCTTCCCGCACCCGCTGTTCGAGTACCAGTTGCTCGCCCTGGAGCACTGGGGCAACGCGGTCGCGCAGGCCGAGGTCGCCGCCCACAACATGGTCAACCCGGGGCCGCTGCGGCGCCCGCACCTGGCGGTCCCGGTCTTCTGGTCCAGCCAGTTCGGGGTGA
- a CDS encoding class II 3-deoxy-7-phosphoheptulonate synthase — MSAEPINLDSWRDLPAAQQPDWPDRSALESVVAELHGLPPLVFAGECDELKDRLAAVARGEAFVLQGGDCAETFAGATADNVRNKLKTLLQMAIVLTYAGRVPVVKIGRLAGQFAKPRSKPTETRGGVELPAYRGDMVNGFDFTPEARTPDPVRLLRAYHSSAVTLNLARAFTKGGYADLRQVHAWNQDFVAESPAGRRYEQLAREIDQALAFMHACRADPEEFHTVEFYSSHEALILDYDRALTRVDSRTGLPYDVSAHMVWIGERTRQLDGAHVEFFSRIRNPIGVKLGPTTSPEDALTLIDKLNPANEPGRLTFIARMGASKVRDALPPLVEKIRASGAQIAWICDPMHGNTFEAPSGHKTRRLDDVLDEVAGFFEVHRALGTHPGGIHIEFTGDDVTECVGGGHPIVEEDLALRYETACDPRLNRGQSLDLAFRVAELYRLS, encoded by the coding sequence GTGAGCGCCGAACCGATCAACCTCGATAGCTGGCGGGACCTCCCCGCCGCCCAGCAGCCCGACTGGCCCGACCGGTCCGCGCTGGAGTCCGTCGTCGCCGAGTTGCACGGCCTGCCGCCGCTGGTGTTCGCCGGGGAGTGCGACGAGCTCAAGGACCGTCTCGCCGCCGTCGCGCGGGGCGAGGCGTTCGTCCTCCAGGGCGGTGACTGCGCCGAGACCTTCGCCGGCGCCACCGCCGACAACGTCCGCAACAAGCTGAAGACGTTGTTGCAGATGGCCATCGTGCTCACCTACGCCGGCCGCGTCCCCGTCGTCAAGATCGGCCGCTTGGCGGGGCAGTTCGCCAAGCCGCGCTCCAAGCCGACCGAGACCCGCGGCGGGGTCGAGCTCCCGGCCTACCGCGGTGACATGGTCAACGGCTTCGACTTCACCCCCGAGGCCCGCACGCCCGACCCCGTGCGCCTGCTGCGGGCGTACCACTCCTCCGCGGTGACGCTCAACCTGGCCCGCGCCTTCACCAAGGGCGGGTACGCCGACCTGCGCCAGGTCCACGCCTGGAACCAGGACTTCGTGGCCGAGTCCCCGGCGGGCCGCCGCTACGAGCAGCTCGCCCGCGAGATCGACCAGGCCCTGGCGTTCATGCACGCCTGCCGCGCCGATCCCGAAGAGTTCCACACGGTCGAGTTCTACTCCTCGCACGAGGCGCTGATCCTCGACTACGACCGCGCCCTCACCCGCGTCGACTCCCGCACCGGCCTGCCGTACGACGTGTCGGCCCACATGGTCTGGATCGGCGAGCGCACCCGCCAGCTCGACGGCGCCCACGTGGAGTTCTTCAGCCGCATCCGCAACCCCATCGGCGTCAAGCTCGGCCCGACCACCTCGCCCGAGGACGCGCTGACGCTGATCGACAAGCTCAACCCGGCCAACGAGCCGGGGCGGCTCACCTTCATCGCGCGCATGGGCGCCTCCAAGGTGCGCGACGCGCTGCCGCCGCTGGTCGAGAAGATCCGGGCGAGCGGCGCGCAGATCGCCTGGATCTGCGACCCGATGCACGGCAACACCTTCGAGGCCCCGAGCGGGCACAAGACCCGCAGGCTCGACGACGTGCTCGACGAGGTGGCGGGCTTCTTCGAGGTGCACCGCGCGCTCGGCACCCATCCGGGCGGCATCCACATCGAGTTCACCGGCGACGACGTCACCGAGTGCGTCGGTGGCGGCCACCCGATCGTCGAGGAAGATCTGGCGCTGCGCTACGAGACCGCCTGCGACCCCCGCCTCAACCGCGGCCAGTCGCTGGACCTGGCCTTCCGCGTCGCCGAGCTCTACCGCCTGAGCTGA
- a CDS encoding aldose 1-epimerase family protein, producing the protein MPQYVIQGGDYRAVISGSGGALRILRHGDRDLVTSWPQDGPVPFYSGTLLAPWPNRVAHGRYTFRGETFQVPVNEPERGHALHGLVAFAGWRAAGPHADGDASVRLTHTVEPSPGYPFRLRLEVRHALGPGGLTTTLTAENTGDLPAPYGCGTHPWLIAGDGPESGWELALPADRVLLTDEELLPAALRPVEETPFDFRDPRPIGGTSADHAFTGLAMGPDGLTGVGLRGPGGGGVRIAWDPAVLPWAQVCTGTGFGHRGIAVEPMTCPADAFNSGTDLVVLDPGAKHEAGWTISAL; encoded by the coding sequence GTGCCTCAGTACGTTATCCAGGGTGGCGACTACCGCGCCGTGATATCCGGCTCGGGCGGCGCGCTGAGGATCCTCCGGCACGGTGACCGCGATCTGGTGACGAGCTGGCCGCAGGACGGCCCCGTCCCCTTCTACAGCGGCACGCTGCTCGCGCCGTGGCCGAACCGGGTGGCCCACGGGCGCTACACCTTCCGGGGCGAGACCTTCCAGGTGCCCGTCAACGAGCCGGAGCGCGGCCACGCTTTGCACGGCCTCGTCGCCTTCGCCGGCTGGCGGGCCGCCGGGCCGCACGCGGACGGCGACGCGTCCGTCCGGCTCACCCACACCGTCGAGCCCTCCCCCGGCTACCCGTTCCGGCTGCGCCTGGAGGTCCGGCACGCCCTCGGCCCCGGAGGGCTCACCACCACCCTCACCGCCGAGAACACCGGCGACCTGCCGGCCCCCTACGGCTGCGGCACCCACCCCTGGCTGATCGCCGGCGACGGCCCCGAGAGCGGCTGGGAGCTGGCGCTGCCCGCCGACCGGGTGCTGCTCACCGACGAGGAGCTCCTGCCCGCCGCCCTGCGGCCGGTCGAGGAGACCCCGTTCGACTTCCGCGACCCGCGCCCGATCGGCGGCACCTCCGCCGACCACGCCTTCACCGGCCTGGCCATGGGGCCGGACGGCCTCACCGGGGTGGGGCTGCGCGGCCCGGGCGGCGGCGGCGTGCGGATCGCCTGGGACCCCGCGGTGCTGCCGTGGGCCCAGGTCTGCACCGGCACCGGCTTCGGCCACCGGGGCATCGCCGTCGAGCCGATGACCTGCCCCGCGGACGCCTTCAACTCCGGCACGGACCTCGTGGTGCTCGACCCCGGAGCCAAGCACGAAGCCGGTTGGACGATCTCGGCCCTCTGA
- a CDS encoding cytochrome P450: protein MAVDTLLERITDQANRPDPYPLYAELREAGVVRQTDGSYLVGTYYDIAALLHDPRVSSDLRNLADPYRDVVPEAGRFSFIRLDDPEHHRLRDLAMRPFGPPHSPGRVDAMRGQIASITAELAEALDGRTRIDVVEDFAYPLPVTVICRLLGVPREDEPVFREWSTAIVDVADIKPGRDPGERRAAGEQALTEMGRYLADLAEGRRGRPGDDMLSAFVNEPEGAFTREELAATSVLLLVAGHETTVNLIANGVLTLLRHPGELDRLRREPELLPAAVEEVLRYEPPVQIRRRTPLVTIDVAGVTVPKGVPLILVLASANRDPKRFRDPERFDPARTDNQHFGFGSGVHHCYGAPLARIETQTALGALIPRLSTATLLRDPPAYRHNATLRGPRHLPIEL, encoded by the coding sequence ATGGCCGTCGACACCCTGCTGGAGCGGATCACCGACCAAGCCAACCGCCCGGACCCCTACCCGCTGTACGCCGAGCTCCGCGAGGCGGGGGTGGTACGGCAGACCGATGGAAGCTACCTGGTCGGCACCTACTACGACATCGCCGCGCTGCTGCACGACCCGCGGGTCAGCTCCGACCTCCGCAACCTCGCCGACCCGTACCGCGACGTGGTCCCGGAGGCGGGGCGGTTCTCCTTCATCCGGCTGGACGACCCCGAGCACCACAGGCTGCGCGACCTGGCCATGCGGCCGTTCGGCCCGCCGCACAGCCCGGGCCGTGTGGACGCGATGCGCGGCCAGATCGCCTCGATCACCGCGGAACTGGCCGAGGCGTTGGACGGCCGGACGCGGATCGACGTCGTGGAGGACTTCGCCTATCCGCTGCCGGTCACCGTCATCTGCCGGCTGCTCGGTGTGCCCCGGGAGGACGAGCCGGTCTTCCGGGAGTGGTCCACCGCGATCGTCGATGTCGCCGACATCAAGCCCGGCCGGGATCCCGGCGAACGGCGGGCGGCCGGCGAACAGGCTCTGACGGAGATGGGCCGGTATCTGGCGGACCTCGCCGAGGGACGCCGCGGCCGTCCCGGTGACGACATGCTCTCGGCGTTCGTCAACGAGCCGGAGGGGGCGTTCACCCGGGAGGAGCTGGCGGCCACCTCTGTGCTGCTGCTGGTCGCCGGACACGAGACCACGGTCAACCTGATCGCCAACGGGGTGCTCACCCTGCTGCGCCACCCCGGCGAGCTGGACCGGCTGCGCCGAGAACCCGAACTGCTCCCCGCGGCGGTGGAGGAAGTGCTGCGCTACGAGCCCCCGGTCCAGATCCGCAGGCGCACCCCTCTGGTCACCATCGACGTCGCCGGCGTCACCGTCCCCAAGGGCGTGCCCCTGATCCTGGTGCTGGCCTCGGCCAACCGCGACCCCAAGCGGTTCCGCGATCCCGAACGGTTCGACCCCGCCCGCACCGACAACCAGCACTTCGGCTTCGGCAGCGGCGTTCATCACTGCTACGGCGCGCCGCTGGCCCGAATCGAAACGCAGACCGCGCTCGGCGCTCTGATCCCCCGCCTCAGCACCGCGACCCTCCTGCGGGACCCTCCCGCCTACCGGCACAACGCCACGCTCCGCGGTCCCCGGCACCTCCCCATCGAACTCTGA
- a CDS encoding cytochrome P450 yields the protein MTQAMSSPVTLPLGRQNPFDPPAALRRWREEGPIRPMLYADGHVGWLVTGYSTARAVLADPRFTTDTKLLHPPIGQRATQRILEDVPGFFLQKDPPEHTRFRGRLAGHFTVRRVQALEPRIAEITGEHLDAMEVSGPPADLVREFALPIPSLVICEVLGVPYSGHERFQRRSAALLDLSSTPDQVREALDDLMDFTRELVALKRAEPGDDLISALAADRGLTTDEVTGVAVLLLVAGHETTANMLALGTFTLLRNPAQLAALRADPSLIGSAVEELLRYLTIVHLGPVRAAREDVEIDGHAIRAGDSVTLSLPAANRDPARFENPESLDITRQAAGHLSFGHGVHQCLGQQLARMEMRVAYPALLRRFPDLRLDLPADQVPTRTSRAIYGVHTLPVAW from the coding sequence GTGACCCAAGCCATGTCCAGCCCCGTGACCCTTCCCCTCGGCCGCCAGAACCCCTTCGACCCTCCCGCGGCGCTGCGCCGATGGCGCGAGGAGGGACCCATCCGCCCGATGCTCTACGCCGACGGCCACGTCGGCTGGCTGGTGACCGGCTATTCCACGGCACGTGCCGTGCTGGCCGACCCGCGGTTCACCACCGACACCAAGCTGCTGCACCCGCCGATCGGCCAGCGGGCGACCCAGCGGATCCTGGAGGACGTTCCCGGGTTCTTCCTGCAGAAGGACCCGCCCGAGCACACGCGCTTCCGCGGCCGTCTCGCGGGCCACTTCACCGTGCGCAGGGTGCAGGCGCTGGAGCCCAGGATCGCCGAGATCACCGGCGAGCACCTCGACGCCATGGAGGTGTCCGGCCCGCCCGCCGATCTGGTGCGGGAGTTCGCGCTGCCCATCCCGTCCCTGGTCATCTGCGAGGTGCTCGGCGTGCCCTACAGCGGGCACGAGCGGTTCCAGCGGCGCTCGGCCGCGCTGCTCGACCTGTCCTCCACGCCCGATCAGGTGCGCGAGGCGCTGGACGACCTGATGGACTTCACGCGCGAGCTGGTGGCGCTGAAGCGGGCCGAGCCGGGCGACGACCTGATCAGCGCGCTGGCCGCCGACCGGGGGCTCACCACCGACGAGGTCACCGGCGTGGCGGTGCTGCTGCTGGTGGCCGGGCACGAGACCACGGCCAACATGCTCGCGCTCGGCACCTTCACCCTGCTGCGCAACCCCGCCCAGCTCGCCGCCCTGCGCGCCGACCCCTCGCTGATCGGCTCGGCGGTGGAGGAGCTGCTCCGGTACCTGACGATCGTCCACCTCGGGCCGGTGCGCGCGGCGCGCGAGGACGTCGAGATCGACGGGCACGCGATCCGGGCGGGCGACTCGGTGACGCTCTCGCTGCCTGCCGCCAACCGCGACCCGGCCCGCTTCGAGAACCCCGAGAGCCTGGACATCACCCGGCAGGCCGCCGGGCACCTGTCCTTCGGGCACGGCGTCCACCAGTGCCTCGGCCAGCAGCTCGCCCGCATGGAGATGCGCGTGGCCTACCCCGCGCTGCTGCGGCGCTTCCCTGACCTGCGCCTGGACCTGCCGGCCGACCAGGTGCCGACCCGGACGAGCAGGGCCATCTACGGCGTCCACACGCTGCCGGTCGCCTGGTAG
- a CDS encoding LacI family DNA-binding transcriptional regulator produces MNGDRRSGARPTLEAVAARAGVGRGTVSRVINGSPKVSEKAREAVRQAIDELGYVPNRAARTLVTRRTDTVALVVSESEQRVFDEPFFAGIIRGIGSSLAETGLQLILTMAQSRQEHERLEPYLTGQHVDGVLLISLHGADPLPGRLEDMGVPTVLGGRPVGFTPYSYVDMDNRAGARQAVKYLLGKGRRRVATIAGPQDMGVGVDRLAGYRDALLATGVQELVAFGDFSEASAVAATERLLEAHPDLDAVFAASDAMAIGAMRVLKEHGRSIPGDVAVIGFEDSAIAAQTVPPLTSVHQPTELMGRQMAQLLVARINGERLEQPVVILDTHLVERGSA; encoded by the coding sequence ATGAACGGGGACCGCCGCTCGGGAGCGCGACCGACCCTGGAGGCGGTGGCGGCGCGCGCCGGGGTCGGCCGGGGCACGGTGTCGCGCGTCATCAACGGCTCGCCGAAGGTCAGCGAGAAGGCGCGCGAGGCCGTGCGGCAGGCGATCGACGAGCTCGGCTACGTGCCCAACCGGGCGGCGCGCACCCTGGTCACCCGGCGCACCGACACCGTCGCGCTGGTCGTCTCGGAGTCCGAGCAGCGGGTGTTCGACGAGCCGTTCTTCGCGGGCATCATCCGCGGCATCGGCTCGTCGCTGGCCGAGACCGGGCTCCAGCTCATCCTCACCATGGCGCAGTCGCGCCAGGAGCACGAGCGCCTGGAGCCGTACCTGACCGGGCAGCACGTGGACGGCGTGCTGCTGATCTCGCTGCACGGCGCCGACCCGCTGCCGGGCCGCCTGGAGGACATGGGCGTGCCGACCGTGCTCGGCGGCCGCCCGGTCGGGTTCACGCCCTACAGCTACGTCGACATGGACAACAGGGCGGGCGCGCGGCAGGCGGTGAAGTACCTGCTCGGCAAGGGGCGGCGGCGCGTCGCCACGATCGCCGGGCCGCAGGACATGGGCGTGGGCGTGGACCGGCTGGCCGGTTACCGGGACGCGCTGCTCGCCACCGGCGTGCAGGAGCTGGTGGCGTTCGGCGACTTCAGCGAGGCCAGCGCGGTCGCGGCCACCGAGCGGCTGCTGGAGGCGCACCCGGACCTGGACGCGGTCTTCGCGGCCTCCGACGCCATGGCGATCGGCGCGATGCGGGTGCTGAAGGAGCACGGCAGGTCCATCCCGGGCGACGTCGCGGTGATCGGCTTCGAGGACTCGGCGATCGCGGCGCAGACCGTGCCGCCGCTGACCAGCGTCCACCAGCCGACCGAGCTGATGGGGCGGCAGATGGCGCAGCTCCTGGTCGCCCGGATCAACGGCGAGCGCCTGGAGCAGCCGGTGGTCATCCTCGACACCCACCTGGTGGAGCGCGGCTCGGCCTGA
- the trxA gene encoding thioredoxin: protein MATIAVTESNFNEIADEGIVLLDFWAAWCGPCRTFGPIFEKASQKHADITFGKIDTDAERALAEGFDITSIPTVMAIRDGIVVFAQPGALPAPALEDLITQVRALDMEAIRKEIANDIDSGRAEGPEDGRRP from the coding sequence GTGGCGACGATCGCGGTGACCGAGTCCAACTTCAACGAGATCGCCGACGAGGGGATCGTCCTCCTCGACTTCTGGGCCGCCTGGTGCGGGCCGTGCCGCACGTTCGGCCCCATCTTCGAGAAGGCGTCCCAGAAGCACGCGGACATCACCTTCGGGAAGATCGACACCGACGCCGAGCGGGCGCTGGCGGAAGGGTTCGACATCACCTCGATCCCGACCGTGATGGCCATCCGGGACGGCATCGTGGTCTTCGCCCAGCCGGGCGCCCTCCCCGCTCCCGCCCTGGAGGACCTGATCACCCAGGTCCGCGCGCTGGACATGGAGGCCATCCGCAAGGAGATCGCCAACGACATCGACTCCGGCCGCGCCGAGGGCCCGGAGGACGGCCGCCGTCCGTGA